DNA sequence from the Deltaproteobacteria bacterium HGW-Deltaproteobacteria-2 genome:
TTACGAATAAAAGAAAACCCGCTATCACTCCCACAAGTTTTGAAGGCAGAAAATTCAGCATGATGATATTCCTAAGCTCCTAATTTATATTATATCGATCTTTCATAGTTGATATCGTTCGGCTATAAAGAAAATTCATAAACAAGTCAAGATAATTAGAGCAAACATTAATATGGCTTAATGTAAATAATTTTATTGATTTACCTGAATATAAACATAAATTCTCTCTTTATGTTGGTTTCTTAAATTCTTAAAGATCAGACGGTATAATATGTTCTGAAAGAAATAACTGGTCTAAACATAAGTTTTTTGTTATAAATTAATTAAGTAAAGGCTATTTTAACCATTCCTAAATAAAATTGGTTGTGTTCAAAACTGTTACAAATCAATTAATTCAGTTAAAAATCATGGCCCGGAAGGATTTAAAAGATTGAAGAAAAATCATTTACGCAATATTGCCATTATTTCCCACGTTGATCACGGCAAAACCACTCTACTTAACGCCATGCTGAAGCAGACTGGAGTGTTTCGGGTAAATCAGGCTGTCGAAGACCGCGTTATGGATTCGATGGATCTGGAAAAAGAACGCGGCATAACCATCACGGCGAAAAATACAGCGGTGGAGTATAACGGCGTAAAAATTAACATTGTCGATACACCCGGCCATGCCGATTTCGGTGGCGAAGTGGAACGCAGTCTCAATATGGTTGATGGAGCGATATTGCTTGTTGATGCCAGCGAAGGACCTCTGCCGCAAACCAGATTTGTTTTAAAAAAAGCTCTGGCACTGGGTCTGCCGATAATTTTAGTCATCAATAAAATTGATCGAAGTGACGCCCGCATTGACGAAGTTATCAATGAAACTTACGATCTCTTCATTGATTTAGGCGCGGAAGAAAATCAAATTGAATTTCCCATTCTCTATACCAATGCCAAAATCGGAGTCAGTCATAAAAAATTAGGTGATGACAGCGCCGACCTGCAACCTCTGCTTCAAACAATCATTGAACATATACCTTCTCCCCGGGGAAACGATGAAGCCATTACGCAGTTTCTGGTTACCAATCTGGATTATGATCCTTATGTGGGACAAATTGCTATAGGCCGTCTGCAAAGCGGCAAATTGGAAATGAATACCAATTACAGCCTTTGCACCGAAGATAAAATAATTCCAGGCGTCAAACTAACGGCCCTTTATACTTTTTATGGTCTGGCAAAAAAACCTGCCCAGTTCGTTGAGTCCGGCGACATTATCGCTTTATCGGGAGTTGAAAATGTCACCATCGGCGACACCATTTCATCTTTTATCGAACCACAGGCGCTTCCCCGTTTGCAGGTGGACGAACCAACGGTATCCATGATGTTTTACGTCAATGACAGTCCTTTTGGCGGGAAAGAAGGGAAATATCTGACCTCGCGCCACCTGCTGGAACGGCTGGAAAAAGAGGAGCTGAGAAATGTCGCCATTAAAATCAAAAAGCTGGATAGAACCGACGCATTTGAAGTTTGCGGACGCGGTGAACTGCAAATGGCGGTATTGATCGAAACCATGCGCCGCGAAGGCTACGAGCTGATGGTTTCGCGTCCCCAGGTAATTACCCGGCAGCAAAACGGCAAAACCTGTGAACCGGTGGAAAGACTCTTTCTGGATATCCCGGAGGAATTCGTGGGGAAAATTACCGAAAAGTTATCCATCAGAAAAGGACGCATGGAGAGTTTAGTCAACAAAGGATCCGGCAGAGTCAGCATGGAATTTTTAATTCCCTCCCGGGGATTAATCGGTTTTCGCAGTCAGTTTTTGACTGACACCAAAGGCGGTGGTGTAATGAATTCACTGCTCGAAGATTACGCGCCGTGGTTCGGCCCTATCCCGCAAAGAACGACAGGTGTCCTGGTTGCCGACCGTTCCGGCCGCGTTACACCTTATGCCAGCTATGCCATGGAAGACAGGGGCGAAATGATTGTGGAAATCGGAACGGAAGTTTACGCGGGAATGATTGTTGGAGAACGCAACCGCAGCAGTGACCTCAACGTAAATATTGTCAAAGAAAAGAAGCTGACAAACATGCGGGCATCCACATCCGACGCCACAATAATTTTAAGACCACCGCGTGTTTTTTCGCTGGATCAGGCCATCGAATTTATAGCTGAAGATGAGCTTGTGGAAGTAACTCCCAAAAACATCCGCCTGAGAAAAATGGAGTTGGACGCTACCAGGCGCCAAATGAAAAGTCGCAAAGAAGATTAAATCTAATTCAGCAACCTATCGTGACTGCTTTTTGCGTGCTGTGTCGTTATATATAAATAGAGGCTTTGTAAAAAGGCCAGAGGCAAGGCGCGCAAGTCATGAGGAGTGAGGCGTACTTTATGCGTACGCCGCAACGACGTCGTGACGCAGCGCAACGCAGTATATGGGTTTTTTACAAAGTCGATAATATATGATTAGTGAAATTGAGAAAAATTTTTACCGCATATCTTTACGTATGCCGTATCGCTTAAGACATGTGAACGCTTATCTGTTCGCACACGATAAGGAACTGGCACTTTTTGACACAGGATTAAATATGTCCGGTTCTTATGAAACACTCGAAAAAGATTTGAGCGATGCGGGCCTGGACATCAATAACATCAGACACGTTTTCTTGACTCATGTACATACCGATCATTGCGGTATAGCTGGTCTTCTGCAAAAAAATACAGGAGCGAAAATTTATCTTTCCAAGATCGCTTTTGACGAATATCAGCATTTTCGGCAACCGGATTCGGCAATAAAACAATTAAGAAATTTTTATTCGCGACGGGGTATGTCTCCCCAGCAGATTGATCTCGTCATCGAAGAATATAAATATATACGAAACATAATCACGGAATTTAACACCGATAGTTATTTACAGGACAAGGAATCACTCGAATTCGGCGACTGGAAATTTGAAGTTCTCTTTACTCCAGGACATGCCGCCGGACATGTTTGCTTTTTCTTCAGAGAAAAAGGTTTCCTGCTGGCCGGTGATCATGTTTTACCTTTTATAGCGCCGATTCTTAGCCCTGATATATTTGATGATAGTTTTCGTCCATTGGCGACTTATCTGGATTCGCTTAGCGATATTGAAAAATTGCCCATCTCCACTGTTTATCCGGGACACGGTAATTCTTTTGTTGATATAAACGAAAGATTGACAGACCTACGAGAACATCACCGAAAAAGAAAAAATGTTGTTCTTGGTCATGTGAACATACAACCCAAAACCACCTACGACATTTGCCATGAAATTATCAGTGCCACGCTTTCGGATTTCGATAAATTTTTAGCCTTGAACGAAACCCTCATTTATTTAAAGGAACTGAAAACCGAAGGCACCATCAACGAAAGCATCTCCAACAACGTTTTGGTTTACACCAAGGATTGAGGATAATTGTTGACAGATATTTAATAATGATTAATATACGCCGCCTGATTAAATGAGAATATTTAGGAATTTTTAAATTTGAGTAAGCAACTGCAAAAAGAAATCGACCGCCGCCGCACATTCGGCATCATCAGCCATCCTGACGCGGGCAAAACCACGCTCACGGAAAAGCTTTTGCTTTTTGGCGGAGCCATTCAAATGGCCGGAGCGGTCAAAGCACGCAAAGCTTCCAAGCACGCTTTGAGCGACTGGATGGCTATTGAGAAAGACCGCGGCATTTCCGTGACTTCGTCGGTCATGAAATTCGAATACGCGGACTGCGAAATAAATCTTCTGGACACGCCAGGCCATCAGGATTTTTCGGAAGACACTTACCGCGTGCTGACAGCAGTGGATAGCGCGCTCATGGTGATTGACGGCGCCAAAGGCGTGGAAACGCAAACCCAGAAACTTATGGAAGTCTGCCGCTTGCGTAACACTCCGATTATAACTTTTATCAACAAACTTGATCGCGATTGTCTGCCGCCACTGGACATTCTGGCGGATATCGAAGACAAACTGCAGATAGAATGCTCGCCGCTGTCCTGGCCTATAGGAATGGGCAAGCGTTTCAAAGGCGTTTACAATATGTACGATAAAAAACTGCATCTGTTCACGCCGGGGAAATCCAAACGTTCGGAAGGCGGAGTTGTCATCAATGATTTATCCGATCCGCTGCTTGATGAATTACTGGAGAGCCAGGCCTATGAACTGCGCGAAGAAGTCGCTCTTTTGGAAGGAGCGGCCAATCCATTTGATTTAAAAGAATATTTAAAAGCAGGCCAGACACCTGTTTTCTTCGGCAGTGCCATCAATAACTTCGGTGTCAAGGAATTGCTGGACGCCTTCGTGGAAATCGCTCCGCCGCCGGTCGCCCGTCCGACAACAACAAGAGAAGTATCTCCTGACGAAGATGACTTCTCCGGTTTCGTTTTTAAAATTCAGGCCAATATGGATCCGGCGCATCGCGACCGTATAGCCTTCATGCGAATTTGTTCGGGACAATTCCAGCGCGGCATGAAAGTCATTCATCACCGTATCGGCAAGGAAGTATCTCTCGCCAACGCCACAATTTTTATGGCGCAGGACCGCACCAATGTCGAAGAGGCATATCCCGGCGATATTATCGGCATCCACAATCACGGTACGATTAAAATCGGCGACACCTTCACACAGAAAGAACCGCTCAAGTTCACCGGCATTCCGCATTTCGCGCCGGAGCATTTCTGCCGTGTTCGGCTGAAAGACCCTCTGCGCATGAAGCATCTGCAGAAAGGATTGATTCAACTCTCCGAAGAAGGCGCCATTCAGGTTTTCAAACCTCTGTGGGGATCGGACAATATTCTGGGCGCGGTAGGCGCTCTGCAATTTGACGTGACGATGTCACGCCTTCAGGATGAATACAGCGTTTATGCTGATTATGAAAAAACTGATTACGCCGCCGCCCGCTGGGTTACCTGCGACGACGCCAAAATAATGGAAGATTTTCAGAAGAAAAATCAAACCAACCTCGCGCTCGATACTGAAGGAAATCTTGTCTATCTGGCGCTAAGCGAATGGCGCCTTTCGCACACCATGGAAGAGTGGCCGAAAGTTAAATTCCTCAAGACGATGGAAAAGAACTGATCTCTGTTTTATTTCGAATCAAAATCAATATTGAAATTATTATTCTAATCTGTATAATGCATTCCATTCTTTAAGCTATAAAGAATAATTACCACCTTGTAACAAATCCATTAAGTAGCAGTAAAAATATTTGGGAGGCTGAACATGAAAGTCAGAGGAATAGTTGCATCATTACTTATTAGTCTGATATTTGTCTTGATTTCCCTTGGAGGCTGCAGCGGAGGAGGAGACGAAGGCGCATCTGGTACTTCATCATCAAAAAAATGGACGCATCCGGCAAGCTTATCCGATAACATCAGCCCTGACGCACAGAATGCTGGATATCCTAGCGTAGCGATGGACAATAATGGTAATGCGATTATTGTCTGGCAGCAATCTGACGGTACCGGTTATGGCCTCAATACTCAGATATTCAAAAGTGAATATAGGAATGGCACATGGGCTAATCCTTCGAACCTTTCCGACAACATCAGCCCTGATGGCTCGCAGGTTCTTGCCCCAGAAGTGGCCATGGATAATAATGGAAATGCGATAATCGTTTGGATGCAGTATGATGGCGCCAATTATCAGGTTTTCAAAAGTGAATACAGAAATGGCTCTTGGACTCATCCGGCAAATCTAGCTGATAACATCAGTCCCGATGGACA
Encoded proteins:
- a CDS encoding peptide chain release factor 3 is translated as MSKQLQKEIDRRRTFGIISHPDAGKTTLTEKLLLFGGAIQMAGAVKARKASKHALSDWMAIEKDRGISVTSSVMKFEYADCEINLLDTPGHQDFSEDTYRVLTAVDSALMVIDGAKGVETQTQKLMEVCRLRNTPIITFINKLDRDCLPPLDILADIEDKLQIECSPLSWPIGMGKRFKGVYNMYDKKLHLFTPGKSKRSEGGVVINDLSDPLLDELLESQAYELREEVALLEGAANPFDLKEYLKAGQTPVFFGSAINNFGVKELLDAFVEIAPPPVARPTTTREVSPDEDDFSGFVFKIQANMDPAHRDRIAFMRICSGQFQRGMKVIHHRIGKEVSLANATIFMAQDRTNVEEAYPGDIIGIHNHGTIKIGDTFTQKEPLKFTGIPHFAPEHFCRVRLKDPLRMKHLQKGLIQLSEEGAIQVFKPLWGSDNILGAVGALQFDVTMSRLQDEYSVYADYEKTDYAAARWVTCDDAKIMEDFQKKNQTNLALDTEGNLVYLALSEWRLSHTMEEWPKVKFLKTMEKN
- the typA gene encoding translational GTPase TypA, yielding MKKNHLRNIAIISHVDHGKTTLLNAMLKQTGVFRVNQAVEDRVMDSMDLEKERGITITAKNTAVEYNGVKINIVDTPGHADFGGEVERSLNMVDGAILLVDASEGPLPQTRFVLKKALALGLPIILVINKIDRSDARIDEVINETYDLFIDLGAEENQIEFPILYTNAKIGVSHKKLGDDSADLQPLLQTIIEHIPSPRGNDEAITQFLVTNLDYDPYVGQIAIGRLQSGKLEMNTNYSLCTEDKIIPGVKLTALYTFYGLAKKPAQFVESGDIIALSGVENVTIGDTISSFIEPQALPRLQVDEPTVSMMFYVNDSPFGGKEGKYLTSRHLLERLEKEELRNVAIKIKKLDRTDAFEVCGRGELQMAVLIETMRREGYELMVSRPQVITRQQNGKTCEPVERLFLDIPEEFVGKITEKLSIRKGRMESLVNKGSGRVSMEFLIPSRGLIGFRSQFLTDTKGGGVMNSLLEDYAPWFGPIPQRTTGVLVADRSGRVTPYASYAMEDRGEMIVEIGTEVYAGMIVGERNRSSDLNVNIVKEKKLTNMRASTSDATIILRPPRVFSLDQAIEFIAEDELVEVTPKNIRLRKMELDATRRQMKSRKED